In one window of Verrucomicrobiia bacterium DNA:
- a CDS encoding sodium:proton antiporter, which produces MLIELLWALPFVTLLGCIAILPLAQKHWWEKNFVFLSCGLGLIVVLHYLFQLRNPSPLLHTAHEYFSFISLIGSLFVVSGGIHIRVKGEATPLANTLFLMVGAVLANVLGTTGASMVLIRPWLRMNKYRLTAFHVVFFIFIVSNVGGGLTPIGDPPLFLGYLKGVPFFWVMNAIWPIWLLALGILLAVFFVFDAVNFARAPRDVQAKETGRGEEWKFEGGQNVFFLLMILGSVFVNHPVFLRETIMLAAAALSYKMTSKQIHESNDFSFGPIKEVGFLFVGIFATMIPALEWLERYADQLGIHSPGQFYWGSGILSSVLDNAPTYLNFLSAALGIFAAEGGAAVHGTAGHEVAYLLAQHPIYIEAISVASVFFGAMTYIGNGPNFLVKSMADQAKVKTPSFFAYVLNFSLPILLPILAVIGWIFFRG; this is translated from the coding sequence GTGCTTATCGAACTTCTCTGGGCTCTTCCGTTTGTTACCCTTCTCGGCTGCATCGCCATTCTTCCCCTGGCGCAGAAACACTGGTGGGAAAAGAACTTTGTTTTTCTTTCGTGCGGCCTCGGTCTGATCGTCGTGCTGCATTACCTTTTCCAGCTCCGCAACCCGTCGCCGCTTCTCCACACGGCGCATGAATATTTCAGTTTCATTTCCCTGATCGGATCGCTCTTTGTCGTGTCCGGAGGCATCCACATCCGGGTCAAAGGCGAAGCCACCCCGCTGGCCAACACGCTTTTTTTGATGGTGGGCGCGGTCCTGGCGAACGTTCTCGGCACGACAGGCGCCTCCATGGTGCTGATCCGCCCCTGGCTGCGCATGAATAAATACCGCCTCACCGCGTTTCACGTCGTATTCTTTATTTTTATCGTAAGCAACGTGGGCGGCGGGCTCACCCCCATTGGCGATCCCCCGCTCTTCCTCGGGTATCTCAAAGGGGTTCCTTTTTTCTGGGTCATGAATGCAATCTGGCCGATCTGGCTGCTGGCACTTGGCATTCTCCTGGCCGTGTTCTTTGTCTTCGATGCCGTCAATTTCGCCCGCGCCCCGCGGGACGTCCAGGCGAAGGAAACGGGCCGTGGTGAAGAATGGAAATTCGAAGGCGGGCAAAACGTCTTTTTTCTCCTGATGATTCTCGGGTCGGTTTTCGTGAACCATCCGGTTTTCCTGCGCGAGACGATCATGCTCGCCGCGGCCGCGCTGTCCTACAAGATGACTTCCAAACAAATTCACGAAAGCAACGATTTCAGTTTCGGGCCGATCAAAGAAGTCGGCTTTCTTTTCGTCGGTATTTTTGCCACCATGATTCCGGCGCTGGAATGGCTGGAACGCTACGCGGACCAGCTCGGCATCCACAGCCCCGGGCAATTCTATTGGGGAAGCGGCATTCTTTCGAGCGTCCTCGACAACGCGCCCACCTACTTGAATTTTCTCAGCGCGGCGCTCGGGATATTCGCCGCGGAAGGCGGCGCGGCCGTTCATGGGACAGCGGGCCATGAAGTGGCTTATCTCCTGGCACAGCATCCTATCTATATAGAGGCCATCAGCGTAGCCTCAGTTTTCTTCGGGGCCATGACGTACATTGGAAACGGACCCAATTTCCTGGTTAAATCCATGGCCGATCAGGCCAAGGTCAAAACGCCGAGCTTCTTCGCGTACGTTTTGAATTTCAGCCTGCCCATCCTGCTGCCGATCCTTGCCGTGATTGGGTGGATTTTTTTCAGGGGATGA
- a CDS encoding glycosyltransferase has product MDFPPFRTAAIVTCHNYGAFLPVCLESLLRQTVPFSEIILVDDASSDDTAAVASRFADRVRYVRVAFRNPALARQKGFEESTAEFVVMIDADDWLVPEFNEKLGGALAADPSLGFAYCGAHYADPEGKSSLYPGRGEFPLQPYNPRLLRYQNYIPNCSLVRRQAWLGQDPALPSLEDWDHWIRMEARGWKGALVPEKLFYYRLHNRNRSQERYSLNSSDDHWRVREKYFSYDLTVMSFFERPDYDAAEVFIRGLERMQKPASTQWLWIDNARDRDFHHFLKARNPGTLVFPHEPHFRFGRKGHRPGIARPEHRSRLLRFASNFVEGRKILLIDARFVPDPGALTQLLEHAEAWSADLLCGCFQKAGRAGVFQEVSHQPGEKIKNCRVDSERWMVFAAGMDFFLADTRLFMQFPLALEWQRFSFGDLPERTGAWLWEKNLRCFVDGSAVAREIPSLAFSRLT; this is encoded by the coding sequence ATGGACTTTCCCCCCTTTCGAACCGCGGCTATCGTGACCTGTCACAACTACGGCGCTTTTCTTCCCGTATGCCTCGAAAGCCTTCTGAGGCAAACCGTTCCTTTTTCCGAAATCATTCTCGTCGATGACGCGTCGTCTGACGACACGGCCGCGGTGGCTTCGAGGTTCGCGGACCGCGTGCGTTATGTCCGTGTGGCGTTCCGGAATCCGGCGCTGGCGCGGCAAAAAGGCTTCGAGGAAAGCACGGCCGAATTCGTCGTCATGATCGACGCCGACGACTGGCTCGTGCCCGAGTTCAACGAAAAGCTGGGCGGCGCGCTGGCCGCGGATCCTTCGCTCGGATTCGCCTACTGCGGGGCGCATTACGCGGACCCGGAAGGCAAGTCGTCGCTTTATCCCGGCCGCGGCGAGTTTCCGCTGCAGCCGTATAACCCGCGCCTCCTGCGCTACCAGAACTACATCCCCAATTGCTCGCTCGTGCGCCGCCAGGCCTGGCTGGGCCAGGACCCGGCGCTTCCGTCCCTGGAGGACTGGGACCACTGGATCCGCATGGAGGCGCGGGGCTGGAAGGGCGCGCTTGTTCCGGAGAAGCTTTTCTATTACCGGCTGCACAACCGCAACCGCTCGCAGGAACGCTACTCCCTGAACTCTTCCGACGACCACTGGCGGGTGCGGGAAAAATATTTTTCCTACGACCTTACGGTGATGTCGTTTTTTGAGCGCCCGGACTACGATGCCGCGGAAGTTTTCATTCGCGGCCTGGAGCGCATGCAAAAGCCCGCCTCAACGCAATGGCTCTGGATCGACAATGCCCGCGACCGGGATTTCCACCACTTCCTCAAAGCGCGAAATCCGGGGACGCTGGTTTTTCCGCATGAGCCGCATTTCAGGTTCGGGAGAAAAGGCCATCGGCCGGGCATCGCGCGTCCCGAACACCGTTCGCGTCTCCTGCGGTTTGCGAGCAATTTCGTGGAAGGCCGTAAAATCCTTCTGATCGACGCCCGTTTCGTTCCCGACCCCGGGGCTCTCACGCAGCTTTTGGAGCATGCCGAGGCCTGGTCCGCGGACCTCCTCTGCGGGTGCTTTCAAAAGGCCGGAAGGGCGGGCGTGTTTCAGGAGGTTTCGCACCAGCCCGGGGAAAAGATCAAGAATTGCCGCGTGGATTCGGAGCGCTGGATGGTCTTTGCCGCGGGGATGGATTTTTTTCTGGCCGACACGCGGCTTTTCATGCAGTTTCCGCTGGCGCTGGAATGGCAGCGTTTTTCTTTCGGGGATTTGCCGGAGAGGACCGGGGCCTGGCTGTGGGAGAAAAACCTGCGCTGTTTCGTCGACGGTTCCGCGGTGGCGCGCGAAATTCCGTCGCTCGCTTTTTCGCGTCTGACCTAG
- a CDS encoding ATP-binding cassette domain-containing protein gives MNEPLVRLDKVSKCFQIYQQHKTLFRLGQSLLGGVPLKRELWALREVSLEVKRGEKIGLIGKNGCGKTTLLRVLAGILDPTAGSVEVRSPLSVLFNYSLGLNPYLPVLDNIYLLGAVHGILVSEVTNHIEEIVEFSGLRELLYMQVKDLSAGQKQRLFFSVFAQTAADFLAFDESTTVADMSFRKKAEGYFDRLMDSERTVIIASHEMKFIARHCTRVIWMDSGRIKIDGAPEETIGQFQEFCLENKG, from the coding sequence ATGAACGAACCTCTGGTCCGGCTGGACAAGGTCAGCAAATGCTTCCAGATCTACCAGCAGCATAAGACGCTTTTTCGACTGGGCCAATCGCTCCTCGGCGGCGTGCCGCTGAAACGCGAGCTTTGGGCGCTCCGCGAGGTTTCCCTGGAAGTGAAGCGCGGGGAAAAGATCGGCCTCATCGGCAAGAACGGGTGCGGCAAAACTACGCTGCTGCGCGTGCTGGCCGGAATCCTGGACCCCACGGCAGGCTCGGTCGAGGTCCGCTCCCCGCTCAGCGTGCTTTTCAATTACAGCCTGGGGCTCAATCCTTACCTGCCGGTCCTCGACAACATTTACCTGCTTGGCGCCGTGCACGGCATCCTGGTCTCGGAAGTGACGAACCACATCGAAGAAATCGTGGAATTTTCCGGCTTGCGCGAGCTTCTTTACATGCAGGTCAAAGATTTGTCCGCGGGGCAGAAACAGCGGCTTTTCTTTTCGGTCTTTGCCCAGACCGCGGCCGACTTCCTTGCCTTCGACGAATCCACGACCGTGGCGGACATGAGCTTCCGCAAAAAAGCCGAAGGTTATTTTGACCGCCTCATGGACTCGGAAAGGACCGTCATCATTGCGAGCCATGAGATGAAATTCATCGCACGGCATTGCACGCGCGTGATCTGGATGGACAGCGGCCGGATCAAAATTGACGGGGCACCGGAAGAGACGATCGGGCAGTTCCAGGAATTCTGCCTGGAAAATAAGGGCTAG